Proteins co-encoded in one Actinomadura luteofluorescens genomic window:
- a CDS encoding SDR family NAD(P)-dependent oxidoreductase, which yields MRDDDVRTCLRVLAELADAPDGDPDVARVRAAAGAFVRRARERERAAARLRRAAADARMLAATATGAAARVEGAPAEPPREAVPSGTVTGGLRACYVCKAHFREADAFYHRLCPPCAREHRRHRHARADLAGRRAIVTGGRVKAGFELVLKLLRDGAAVTALTRFPADARRRFAEVADRADWHDRLTVAGMDLRDLPSLVRWCDALVEAGEPLDILVNLAAQTLRHPPESYAELLAGEDRAALPAPAAPPVPLPAGALDVAGLLPDPSPVNSWTRLVHEVDPVELLEVQLINVTAPFVLLGRLRPLLELSRHPRRYVVNVSAVEGQFDRVYKGAEHPHTNMAKAALNMLTRTTASELAGHGVHVTSVDPGWFTDQQPEPARARRTAAGFRPPLDVVDAAARIYHPIVLGERDGDPPSGCLLKDYQVVNW from the coding sequence ATGCGCGACGACGATGTGCGGACCTGCCTGCGCGTCCTGGCGGAGCTGGCGGACGCGCCGGACGGCGACCCCGACGTGGCGCGGGTGCGGGCGGCGGCGGGCGCGTTCGTGCGGCGGGCCCGGGAGCGCGAGCGGGCCGCGGCCCGGCTGCGGCGCGCGGCGGCCGACGCGCGGATGCTGGCCGCGACCGCCACCGGCGCGGCGGCACGCGTGGAGGGCGCGCCCGCCGAGCCGCCGCGCGAGGCCGTCCCGTCCGGGACGGTGACGGGCGGGCTGCGCGCCTGCTACGTCTGCAAGGCGCACTTCCGGGAGGCGGACGCGTTCTACCACCGCCTCTGCCCGCCGTGCGCGCGGGAGCACCGGCGGCACCGGCACGCGCGGGCCGACCTGGCGGGACGCCGCGCGATCGTCACGGGCGGGCGGGTCAAGGCCGGGTTCGAGCTGGTGCTCAAGCTGCTGCGGGACGGCGCCGCCGTGACCGCCCTGACCCGGTTCCCCGCCGACGCGCGCCGCCGCTTCGCCGAGGTCGCCGACCGCGCCGACTGGCACGACCGCCTCACGGTCGCCGGCATGGACCTGCGGGACCTCCCGTCCCTCGTGCGGTGGTGCGACGCGCTCGTCGAGGCGGGCGAGCCGCTCGACATCCTGGTGAACCTGGCGGCGCAGACGCTGCGCCACCCGCCGGAGTCGTACGCGGAGCTGCTGGCGGGCGAGGATCGCGCGGCGCTCCCCGCGCCCGCCGCGCCGCCCGTGCCCCTGCCGGCCGGGGCGCTCGACGTCGCCGGCCTGCTCCCCGACCCGTCCCCGGTCAACTCCTGGACCCGGCTGGTGCACGAGGTCGACCCGGTCGAGCTGCTGGAGGTCCAGCTCATCAACGTGACGGCGCCGTTCGTCCTGCTGGGACGGCTGCGTCCCCTTCTGGAGCTCTCGCGGCATCCGCGGCGGTACGTGGTGAACGTCTCGGCCGTCGAGGGGCAGTTCGACCGCGTGTACAAGGGCGCCGAGCATCCGCACACGAACATGGCGAAGGCGGCGCTGAACATGCTGACGCGCACGACCGCGTCCGAGCTGGCCGGGCACGGCGTGCACGTCACCAGCGTCGATCCGGGCTGGTTCACCGACCAGCAGCCGGAGCCCGCGCGGGCGCGCCGGACCGCCGCCGGGTTCCGCCCGCCGCTCGACGTCGTGGACGCCGCCGCCCGGATCTACCACCCGATCGTGCTGGGCGAGCGCGACGGCGACCCGCCGAGCGGCTGCCTGCTGAAGGACTACCAAGTCGTCAACTGGTGA
- a CDS encoding DUF2201 family putative metallopeptidase translates to MGYGEVGRPRAPVIELADRRALERWRPADEEVVAAARALKERALLELGMTHSAVASWLFSKCHHQVPTTAVDTAAVVASGDGSCLLLYNPEFFVGIGGEGVRFVLFHEARHLVQRHLFADADLRSDPVFTLACEVTINHVAMVRLGADLPEIGGSPVGISPRGVYGSYAEDLREQGVEPLPFEEWAETDMSVYRELRRMRNPPGTGRAACVHVIVDVLDQETAGRVGDDVLRSVLIAARRGDRVARDELLDLLRRTEGATEGVDKIWGDLGAHALRGATSATRRVEWWQRWLVDVLASKLEEGERLVYPKKRGAVLAALGHEPMLARRGPQRVKTLVIALDTSGSMPDGLVEWLGELVGRIDGAEAEWVAFDGSVKPFRPGEPLRGGGGTDFDAVRRHVEGRDEPADAVIVVTDGYADPIVPADPGRWIWLITSGGDEWPERRGMACHRVRSEW, encoded by the coding sequence GTGGGATACGGAGAGGTCGGGCGGCCGCGGGCGCCGGTCATCGAGCTGGCCGACCGGCGGGCGCTGGAGCGGTGGCGGCCCGCCGACGAGGAGGTCGTGGCGGCCGCGCGGGCGCTGAAGGAGCGGGCGCTGCTCGAACTGGGGATGACGCACAGCGCCGTCGCGTCGTGGCTGTTCAGCAAGTGCCACCACCAGGTGCCGACCACGGCGGTGGACACGGCGGCCGTGGTCGCCTCCGGCGACGGGTCCTGCCTGCTCCTCTACAACCCCGAGTTCTTCGTGGGGATCGGCGGCGAAGGGGTGCGGTTCGTCCTGTTCCACGAGGCCCGGCACCTCGTCCAGCGGCACCTCTTCGCCGACGCCGACCTGCGCAGCGACCCGGTGTTCACGCTGGCGTGCGAGGTCACGATCAACCATGTCGCGATGGTGCGGCTCGGAGCGGACCTGCCCGAGATCGGCGGCTCGCCCGTGGGGATCTCGCCTCGCGGCGTGTACGGGTCCTACGCGGAGGACCTGCGGGAGCAGGGCGTCGAGCCGCTTCCGTTCGAGGAGTGGGCCGAGACCGACATGAGCGTCTACCGGGAGCTCCGGCGGATGCGGAACCCGCCGGGCACCGGACGGGCCGCCTGCGTCCACGTGATCGTCGATGTGCTCGACCAGGAGACCGCCGGGCGGGTCGGGGACGACGTGCTGCGGAGCGTGCTCATCGCGGCGCGGCGGGGCGACCGGGTGGCGCGCGACGAGCTGCTCGACCTGCTGCGGCGCACCGAGGGGGCCACGGAGGGCGTCGACAAGATCTGGGGTGACCTCGGGGCGCACGCCCTGCGGGGCGCCACGTCGGCCACGCGGCGGGTGGAGTGGTGGCAGCGGTGGCTCGTGGACGTCCTCGCCTCGAAACTGGAGGAGGGGGAGCGGCTCGTCTACCCGAAGAAGCGCGGGGCGGTGCTGGCGGCGCTCGGGCACGAGCCGATGCTGGCGCGCCGCGGGCCGCAGCGGGTGAAGACGCTGGTCATCGCGCTGGACACGTCGGGGTCGATGCCGGACGGCCTCGTGGAGTGGCTCGGCGAGCTGGTCGGCCGGATCGACGGGGCCGAGGCCGAGTGGGTCGCGTTCGACGGCTCCGTGAAGCCGTTCCGGCCCGGGGAGCCGCTCCGCGGCGGCGGCGGGACCGACTTCGACGCCGTCCGGCGCCACGTGGAGGGACGGGACGAGCCCGCGGACGCCGTCATCGTGGTGACCGACGGGTACGCCGACCCGATCGTCCCGGCGGACCCGGGCCGGTGGATCTGGCTGATCACCTCCGGGGGCGACGAGTGGCCGGAGCGGCGGGGGATGGCCTGCCACCGGGTCCGGTCGGAATGGTGA
- a CDS encoding solute symporter family protein, translating into MSNETLSIILFLVFVAATLAITVWASRNTRNATDFYAGGRSFSGAQNGIAIGGDYMSAASFLGIAGLIALYGYDGFLYSIGFLVAWLVALLLVAELLRNSGRFTMADVLAFRMSPRPVRTAAGVSTIVVSIFYLLAQMVGAGALVSLLFGFTSDFAKGATIALVGVLMIVYVVFGGMKGTTWVQIVKAVLLMTGATLITLLVLGKFGFNLSSLLNDAADQSGKGGEFLEPGLRYATEKQGLEGKLDLISLGLALVLGTAGLPHILIRFYTVPTARDARKSVLWGIGIIGVFYLLTLVLGFGAAALVGSKEIAKANPAGNTAAPQLAQRIGEIVFGDAGGTILLAVIAAVAFATILAVVAGLTLASSSSFSHDLYAHVFKKGKASERDEVRVARISAFVIGAVAIVLGIYAQRLNVAFLVALAFAVAASGNLPAILYSLFWKRFNTTGAVSAIYGGLGSAIFLVAFSPVVSGSEKALFTDSDFSWFPLENPGIISIPFGFLCGWIGTLLSKEFNAAKYAEIEVRSLTGAGAEPAAEH; encoded by the coding sequence ATGAGCAACGAGACCCTCTCGATCATCCTGTTCCTGGTGTTCGTGGCGGCCACCCTGGCGATCACCGTGTGGGCGAGCCGCAACACCCGCAACGCCACCGACTTCTACGCCGGCGGGCGGTCGTTCTCCGGCGCGCAGAACGGCATCGCGATCGGCGGCGACTACATGTCCGCCGCCTCGTTCCTCGGGATCGCCGGGCTGATCGCCCTCTACGGCTACGACGGGTTCCTGTACTCGATCGGGTTCCTCGTCGCGTGGCTCGTGGCGCTGCTGCTGGTCGCCGAGCTGCTGCGCAACTCCGGCCGCTTCACGATGGCGGACGTGCTGGCGTTCCGGATGAGCCCGCGCCCGGTCCGCACCGCCGCCGGCGTCTCCACCATCGTCGTGTCGATCTTCTATCTGCTGGCGCAGATGGTCGGCGCGGGCGCGCTGGTGTCGCTGCTGTTCGGCTTCACCAGCGACTTCGCCAAGGGCGCGACGATCGCGCTGGTCGGCGTGCTGATGATCGTGTACGTGGTGTTCGGCGGGATGAAGGGCACCACCTGGGTGCAGATCGTCAAGGCCGTCCTGCTGATGACCGGCGCCACCCTCATCACGCTGCTGGTGCTGGGCAAGTTCGGGTTCAACCTGTCCAGCCTGCTGAACGACGCCGCCGACCAGAGCGGCAAGGGCGGGGAGTTCCTGGAGCCGGGGCTGCGCTACGCCACCGAGAAGCAGGGCCTGGAGGGCAAGCTCGACCTGATCAGCCTCGGTCTCGCGCTCGTCCTCGGCACCGCCGGGCTGCCGCACATCCTGATCCGCTTCTACACCGTCCCGACCGCCCGCGACGCCCGCAAGTCGGTGCTGTGGGGCATCGGGATCATCGGCGTGTTCTACCTGCTCACCCTGGTCCTCGGCTTCGGCGCCGCCGCGCTCGTCGGGTCCAAGGAGATCGCCAAGGCGAACCCGGCCGGCAACACCGCCGCCCCGCAGCTCGCCCAGCGCATCGGCGAGATCGTCTTCGGGGACGCGGGCGGGACGATCCTGCTCGCGGTCATCGCGGCGGTCGCGTTCGCGACGATCCTCGCGGTCGTGGCGGGCCTCACGCTCGCCTCGTCCTCGTCGTTCTCCCACGACCTGTACGCCCACGTGTTCAAGAAGGGCAAGGCGTCGGAGCGCGACGAGGTGCGCGTCGCCCGCATCTCCGCGTTCGTGATCGGCGCGGTGGCGATCGTCCTCGGCATCTACGCGCAGCGCCTCAACGTGGCGTTCCTCGTCGCACTCGCCTTCGCGGTCGCGGCGTCGGGGAACCTGCCCGCGATCCTGTACAGCCTGTTCTGGAAGCGGTTCAACACCACCGGCGCCGTCTCCGCCATCTACGGCGGTCTCGGCTCGGCCATCTTCCTGGTGGCGTTCTCGCCGGTCGTGTCGGGCTCGGAGAAGGCCCTGTTCACCGACTCCGACTTCAGCTGGTTCCCGCTGGAGAACCCCGGGATCATCTCCATCCCGTTCGGCTTCCTGTGCGGCTGGATCGGGACGCTGCTGAGCAAGGAGTTCAACGCCGCCAAGTACGCCGAGATCGAGGTCCGCTCCCTCACGGGCGCGGGCGCCGAGCCGGCGGCCGAGCACTGA
- a CDS encoding DUF485 domain-containing protein translates to MGVSVDKSATGTVYERFQGTTEFQELRRRFRRFVFPMTAAFLSWYLLYVVLSGWARDFMGTELFGAVNVALVFGLLQFVSTFLIAYLYARHAERRLDPVSDEIRARIEAEAAPAAEDAK, encoded by the coding sequence GTGGGCGTGTCCGTCGACAAGAGCGCCACCGGCACCGTCTATGAACGGTTCCAGGGCACCACGGAGTTCCAGGAACTCCGGCGCAGATTCCGCCGATTCGTGTTCCCGATGACCGCGGCGTTCCTCAGCTGGTACCTGCTGTACGTCGTCCTGTCGGGGTGGGCGCGGGACTTCATGGGCACCGAGCTGTTCGGGGCCGTCAACGTCGCCCTGGTGTTCGGGCTGCTGCAGTTCGTCTCGACCTTCCTCATCGCCTACCTGTACGCGCGGCACGCCGAGCGGCGCCTCGACCCCGTCTCCGACGAGATCCGCGCCCGCATCGAGGCGGAGGCCGCCCCGGCCGCGGAGGACGCCAAATGA
- a CDS encoding TetR/AcrR family transcriptional regulator, with translation MSPRHSAAEAARTRERIVRAAVLDASLLGLEGLTVGALAQRLGMSKAGLVGPFGSRERLLMAALDQACEIFRAAVTGPLEGLPPGPERLGRLIDGWVEYLADCPFPGGCFITAATSELDGRPGPLRDRLREIVASNRGALAAEVAAAQTALPGPHRPAAEVASTLMGLSMAANQEIQLLDDPSAAARARDAMRHAAGLLGSS, from the coding sequence ATGTCTCCTCGTCACTCGGCGGCCGAAGCCGCCCGGACGCGCGAGCGGATCGTGCGCGCGGCGGTGCTCGACGCCTCCCTGCTGGGGCTGGAAGGCCTGACGGTCGGCGCGCTGGCCCAGCGGCTCGGCATGAGCAAGGCGGGCCTGGTCGGCCCGTTCGGGTCGCGCGAGCGGCTGCTCATGGCGGCGCTCGACCAGGCCTGCGAGATCTTCCGCGCCGCGGTCACCGGCCCCCTGGAGGGGCTGCCGCCCGGGCCGGAACGTCTGGGACGGCTCATCGACGGGTGGGTGGAGTACCTGGCCGACTGCCCGTTCCCCGGGGGCTGCTTCATCACGGCCGCCACGTCCGAGCTCGACGGGCGGCCGGGGCCGCTGCGCGACCGGCTGCGGGAGATCGTCGCGTCCAACCGCGGGGCGCTGGCGGCGGAGGTCGCCGCCGCCCAGACCGCGCTGCCGGGCCCGCACCGTCCGGCGGCGGAGGTCGCCTCGACGCTGATGGGCCTGTCGATGGCGGCCAACCAGGAGATCCAGCTACTGGACGACCCCTCGGCCGCGGCCCGTGCGCGGGACGCCATGCGCCACGCGGCCGGGCTGCTCGGATCTTCTTAA
- a CDS encoding LytR/AlgR family response regulator transcription factor, protein MSLRVLAVDDEAPALDDLVHLLRADPRIGEIDTARDGAAALRKLDRALAEGRPVAAVFLDIRMPGLDGTVLGRVLAQFARAPQIVYVTAYEEHAVDAFEIKATDYILKPVRPERLAVAIRRVTEAAGEAFGEDGAAPEPAEPEAMPVELGGVTRFVAPGEVLYVEAQGDYARLHTPGGSHLVRIPLAALSERWSGAGFVRVHRSHLVALAAITELRLDSGRCTVVVGGAELPVARRHVRELRDLLVRRARRSP, encoded by the coding sequence GTGTCCCTGCGTGTCCTGGCGGTCGATGACGAGGCGCCCGCGCTCGACGACCTCGTCCACCTGCTGCGCGCCGACCCGCGCATCGGCGAGATCGACACCGCGCGGGACGGGGCCGCCGCGCTCCGAAAGCTCGACCGGGCCCTCGCCGAGGGGCGTCCCGTCGCCGCCGTCTTCCTCGACATCCGGATGCCCGGCCTGGACGGCACCGTCCTCGGCCGCGTCCTCGCCCAGTTCGCCCGCGCCCCGCAGATCGTCTACGTGACGGCCTACGAGGAGCACGCCGTGGACGCCTTCGAGATCAAGGCGACCGACTACATCCTCAAGCCGGTGCGGCCGGAGCGGCTGGCCGTGGCGATCCGGCGGGTGACCGAGGCCGCGGGGGAGGCCTTCGGGGAGGACGGGGCCGCGCCGGAGCCGGCCGAGCCGGAGGCCATGCCCGTCGAGCTGGGCGGGGTGACGCGGTTCGTCGCGCCCGGGGAGGTGCTGTACGTCGAGGCGCAGGGCGACTACGCGCGGCTCCACACGCCGGGCGGCAGCCATCTGGTGCGGATCCCGCTCGCCGCGCTGAGCGAGCGGTGGAGCGGCGCCGGGTTCGTCCGGGTGCACCGCAGCCATCTCGTCGCGCTGGCGGCGATCACGGAGCTGCGGCTCGACTCGGGGCGCTGCACGGTGGTCGTGGGCGGCGCCGAGCTGCCGGTCGCGCGCCGGCACGTGCGCGAGCTGCGCGACCTGCTCGTCCGCCGGGCGAGGCGGTCACCCTGA
- a CDS encoding sodium/solute symporter → MSAAYGLAGVLLVVVATMLVGVLGVRISRTTSDFYVASRTVTPLRNASAIGGEYLSAASFLGIAGLILAYGADMLWLPVGWTGGYLVLLVLVSAPLRRAGAYTLPDFAEARLESMAVRRVASVFVVLISWLYLLPQFQSAGLVLRTVTGAPVWTGGVLIAVVVAANVLVGGMRSVTMVQAFQYWLKLTALAVPLVFLLMAWRYDGAPGLSSDVPPRFGDRTTVAVGMAVTVEVTAPVQVTVDGRVDGRAHSGAPLVLGPGSHHFDKDTSVTFPAGADVPHVSGRPATTGREWALPLDGRDHSLYATYSLILATFLGTMGLPHVLVRFYTNPDGRTARRTTVVVLTLLGAFYLLPALYGVLGRLYTPELLMTGRADAVVLTLPGRLIGGLGGDLLGALVTGGAVAAFLSTSSGITVSVAGVLAQDILRGGVRSFRVGTLLALAVPLGLAIAARSLAVADVVGLAFAVAASTFCPLLVLGVWWRRLTVPGALAGLVLGGALAGTAVVVTIAAGPPSGLLGALLAQPAAWTVPIAFTVMILVSLCTPGRIPRGVARMMVRLHTPESLDVDRGTWRPKRV, encoded by the coding sequence GTGAGCGCCGCGTACGGGCTCGCGGGCGTGCTGCTGGTGGTCGTGGCGACCATGCTCGTCGGCGTGCTCGGGGTGCGGATCTCCCGCACCACGTCCGACTTCTACGTCGCGTCCCGGACGGTGACGCCGCTGCGCAACGCGTCCGCGATCGGCGGGGAGTACCTGTCGGCCGCCTCGTTCCTCGGCATCGCCGGGCTGATCCTCGCCTACGGCGCCGACATGCTGTGGCTGCCCGTCGGCTGGACGGGCGGGTACCTCGTGCTGCTCGTCCTGGTGTCGGCGCCGCTGCGCCGCGCCGGCGCCTACACGCTCCCGGACTTCGCGGAGGCGCGCCTGGAGTCGATGGCGGTGCGCCGCGTCGCGAGCGTGTTCGTGGTGCTGATCAGCTGGCTGTACCTGCTGCCCCAGTTCCAGAGCGCCGGGCTGGTGCTGCGCACGGTCACGGGCGCGCCGGTGTGGACGGGCGGCGTGCTCATCGCGGTCGTCGTGGCGGCGAACGTGCTGGTCGGCGGCATGCGCAGCGTCACGATGGTGCAGGCGTTCCAGTACTGGCTGAAGCTGACCGCGCTCGCCGTGCCGCTGGTGTTCCTGCTGATGGCGTGGCGGTACGACGGCGCGCCCGGCCTGTCGTCGGACGTCCCTCCGCGGTTCGGCGACCGCACGACCGTCGCGGTCGGCATGGCGGTCACCGTCGAGGTCACGGCGCCCGTCCAGGTGACCGTGGACGGACGGGTCGACGGGCGCGCCCACTCCGGCGCCCCCCTCGTGCTGGGGCCCGGATCGCACCATTTCGACAAGGACACGTCCGTCACCTTCCCGGCGGGCGCCGACGTCCCGCACGTCAGCGGGCGCCCCGCCACCACGGGCCGGGAGTGGGCGCTGCCGCTGGACGGGCGCGACCACTCCCTCTACGCCACCTACTCGCTGATCCTCGCCACGTTCCTCGGGACGATGGGCCTGCCGCACGTCCTCGTCCGCTTCTACACCAACCCTGACGGGCGCACCGCACGCCGTACGACGGTCGTGGTGCTGACGCTTCTCGGCGCGTTCTACCTGCTGCCCGCCCTGTACGGGGTGCTCGGACGCCTCTACACCCCCGAACTGCTGATGACCGGACGGGCCGACGCCGTCGTCCTCACCCTGCCCGGACGGCTCATCGGAGGGCTTGGCGGTGACCTGCTGGGGGCGCTGGTGACGGGCGGGGCGGTGGCGGCGTTCCTGTCGACGTCGTCCGGCATCACCGTGTCGGTCGCGGGGGTGCTGGCTCAGGACATCCTGCGCGGCGGCGTCCGGTCGTTCCGCGTCGGGACGCTGCTCGCCCTCGCCGTCCCGCTGGGCCTGGCGATCGCGGCCCGGTCCCTCGCCGTCGCGGACGTCGTCGGGCTGGCGTTCGCCGTCGCGGCGTCCACGTTCTGCCCGCTGCTCGTCCTCGGCGTCTGGTGGCGGCGGCTCACCGTGCCGGGCGCGCTCGCCGGGCTCGTCCTCGGCGGCGCGCTCGCCGGGACCGCGGTCGTGGTGACGATCGCCGCCGGACCGCCGTCCGGGCTGCTCGGGGCGCTGCTCGCCCAGCCCGCCGCCTGGACGGTCCCGATCGCGTTCACCGTCATGATCCTCGTGTCGCTGTGCACGCCCGGACGGATCCCGCGCGGCGTCGCGCGGATGATGGTGCGCCTGCACACGCCGGAGTCGCTCGACGTCGACCGGGGCACGTGGAGGCCCAAGCGGGTGTGA
- a CDS encoding DUF2867 domain-containing protein, whose translation MKLPASAHTGRPWRIHEIASGFRLEDVWALPVSGGPDDLPKLLEQMTSSENHLPGVAGVLFAIRWRLGRLLGWDKEDSGLDGRVRSLRERLPDDLRGRPAGPAPRSLPFRPLYLTENEWAAEMANRTVHGVMHIGWVPDGAGGHRAHMAVLVKPNGLLGKAYMAAILPFRYTLVYPTLMRTIGRAWKAREAKPA comes from the coding sequence ATGAAGCTCCCCGCGAGCGCGCACACCGGCCGTCCCTGGCGGATCCACGAGATCGCGTCCGGCTTCCGGCTCGAGGACGTGTGGGCCCTGCCCGTCTCCGGCGGGCCGGACGACCTTCCGAAGCTGCTGGAGCAGATGACCTCAAGCGAGAACCATCTGCCTGGCGTCGCCGGGGTGCTCTTCGCCATCCGCTGGCGGCTCGGGCGGCTGCTCGGCTGGGACAAGGAGGACTCCGGGCTCGACGGGCGGGTGCGGTCGCTGCGCGAGCGGCTGCCGGACGATCTGCGCGGCCGCCCGGCGGGCCCCGCCCCCCGTTCGCTGCCGTTCCGGCCGCTCTACCTGACCGAGAACGAGTGGGCGGCCGAGATGGCCAACCGGACGGTGCACGGCGTCATGCACATCGGCTGGGTCCCCGACGGCGCCGGCGGGCACCGCGCTCACATGGCCGTGCTGGTGAAGCCGAACGGCCTGCTCGGCAAGGCCTACATGGCCGCCATCCTGCCGTTCCGGTACACCCTCGTGTACCCGACGCTGATGCGGACCATCGGGCGCGCGTGGAAGGCCCGCGAGGCGAAGCCGGCCTGA
- a CDS encoding TetR/AcrR family transcriptional regulator, translated as MRTPRSSWIEQGLKALAAGGPDAVRVEVLAQALGVTKGGFYGHFPDRKALLDAMLDHWERQSVDDMRDRVEREGGDARAKIRRAGMLTRAGDHLHIDLAMRDWARRDPAVAERVRRVDNQRMDYLRELFGTFCSDPDEVEARSMLAFCLLVGSHFLAADHGARTRSEVIERAGSLLLGTD; from the coding sequence ATGCGCACGCCACGCAGCAGCTGGATCGAGCAGGGCCTGAAGGCCCTCGCCGCCGGCGGGCCCGACGCGGTCCGGGTCGAGGTGCTCGCCCAGGCGCTCGGCGTGACCAAGGGCGGCTTCTACGGCCACTTCCCCGACCGCAAGGCGCTGCTGGACGCCATGCTCGACCACTGGGAACGGCAGTCCGTCGACGACATGCGCGACCGGGTGGAACGCGAGGGCGGTGACGCCCGCGCGAAGATCCGGCGGGCGGGCATGCTCACCCGGGCGGGCGACCACCTGCACATCGACCTGGCCATGCGCGACTGGGCCCGCCGCGACCCGGCCGTCGCCGAGCGCGTCCGCCGCGTGGACAACCAGCGCATGGACTACCTGCGCGAGCTGTTCGGCACCTTCTGCTCCGACCCCGACGAGGTCGAGGCTCGCAGCATGCTCGCCTTCTGCCTCCTGGTCGGCAGCCACTTCCTCGCCGCCGACCACGGCGCCCGCACCCGGAGCGAGGTCATCGAACGCGCCGGCAGCCTCCTGCTCGGCACCGACTGA
- a CDS encoding maleylpyruvate isomerase family mycothiol-dependent enzyme has protein sequence MGRDMTDLLDLDATALALIGHDVALIPDAALADPTPCEGWTVADLLHHMNERHEAIARTALPPLEPAGDPRDGFALTAARCLAVLERAGETVTMPRLGPLSTAWVLGIHAVDMLVHRWDLARALRTTPATPSRITEAALPLARANTAPGSPLNGPDGAYRPPLAEDPSRPAIDNIAALLGRDPHWSPQEVTPREEAL, from the coding sequence ATGGGACGCGACATGACCGACCTGCTCGATCTCGACGCCACGGCCCTGGCCCTCATCGGCCACGACGTGGCACTGATCCCCGACGCCGCGCTGGCGGACCCGACCCCCTGCGAGGGATGGACGGTCGCGGACCTGCTCCACCACATGAACGAGCGCCACGAGGCCATCGCACGGACCGCGCTGCCGCCCCTCGAACCGGCCGGCGACCCGCGCGACGGCTTCGCCCTGACCGCCGCCCGCTGCCTCGCCGTCCTCGAACGGGCGGGCGAGACCGTCACCATGCCCCGGCTGGGCCCGCTGTCCACCGCGTGGGTGCTCGGCATCCACGCGGTCGACATGCTGGTCCACCGCTGGGACCTGGCCCGCGCCCTGCGCACCACGCCCGCCACCCCGTCCCGGATCACCGAGGCCGCCCTGCCCCTCGCCCGGGCCAACACCGCTCCCGGCAGCCCCCTCAACGGCCCGGACGGCGCCTACCGCCCACCCCTCGCCGAAGACCCGTCCCGCCCCGCGATCGACAACATCGCCGCCCTCCTGGGCCGCGACCCGCACTGGTCTCCGCAGGAGGTGACACCCCGCGAGGAGGCCCTGTGA
- a CDS encoding DUF485 domain-containing protein: MTREIDEQTGLGEAYMRSLVRAQWRLAARLCLVLAVVVLGLPLLFALVPAVREREVFGLPLPWVLLGGLMYPWFVACGWWYVRQAERNEDDFADLVDRADRP, encoded by the coding sequence GTGACGCGGGAGATCGACGAGCAGACCGGGCTCGGCGAGGCGTACATGCGGTCGCTGGTGCGCGCCCAGTGGCGCCTCGCGGCGCGGTTGTGCCTGGTCCTCGCCGTGGTGGTGCTGGGGCTGCCGCTGCTGTTCGCGCTCGTCCCGGCGGTGCGGGAGCGGGAGGTGTTCGGGCTTCCGCTGCCGTGGGTCCTGCTCGGCGGGCTGATGTACCCGTGGTTCGTCGCGTGCGGCTGGTGGTACGTGCGGCAGGCCGAGCGCAATGAGGACGACTTCGCCGATCTCGTCGACCGGGCCGACCGGCCGTGA